The region CTCTAGGCAAATGTGCCATGGCTGGAATTTGAATTTGCTCCTTTCCATAATATACACAAACATTTTCATGTATACTATACACCTAATCTGTCGCACCCAAATCATGGGCCTGATTGCCTGAAGGACATGAGCGAAAGATGTCCACTAGGCATACGGTAATTGGCACAGGACTTATGCAAGTCAGGCCTCATGTGCTGGCGTTTTAATGATTTCCTTTCAATCGGCCTTAGATCTGATAGAAGGAAAACTAAAACGAAAAGATTGATTACGAAATATATGTAAGATTCAAGGAAATGAAAGAAAAGAGTGCCAATTGCGGGAGTAACCAGTTTTCGATGGAATGCCACCAGCCACAATTCCTGGAATCTGCATTCACTTCAAATAGACTCCGATAAGATCCAGAGTAGGAAAATTCCACAGTCTGGTCTCAGACTGTCTGCTGATTAACTACGAatgccatttccatttctattcgcatttccatttccattcccattGCCATACTCGAAATGTAATTTTCTGCGGGCTGGGGCATCTGAACAACTAGACGTATACTTAATAATGTTTACCCAAGCAATCAGGCGCACAGGAACAATTGCTAGATGGCCGGGGCTGGATTGTCTGGATCGGAATTTCAACCTTTTCGGCAGGGACTGCCTGCCACTGGCACATCTGACAGAGCCGGGACGAGATTTTTGATTTGTGATTGGAATTTGAGGAGCCGACACTTGGCAAATGCGCCAACAATTTGGGTAATAACCTTAAAGGTCGGCGATAAATACAAATACTGCCCTGGCTCAAGCTCAGCCTCCTTAGCCATGGCCTTCGagttaatataatttaaaagccAGCCAACCCCGCCCAACCGATTTGCCTGACTGCTTTTTCCGTTTTCCTTTTGGTATTTTCTCAGTTTTTTGCTTTCCTGCACAGGAATATCGGAAAGGACGGCACAAAAGCAAACAATTTATGGTTCATATGAGTTTGGAATTGGTGTTCAGCATACAAATGCCAGGCAAATAGAATTTGTGTGTTTATCCTGTCCCTGCCACGCTACCCACTCCACCAACCTCCAACCTCCTACCTCTACCCGGTCCTTCTGGCTCTCTCATTTCATCCGGATGCTGGGCATGTGTGTGGGTTAATGGGAAAAATCTATGCTTAGCCATGAGCCGTGGCTGCGAATATGTTTGCCTGGTTAAAGTTGTGGCTGGTTTACACCAGTTTGTTTACCAGTTCTGTGAAGTAATTGCACGAGATTATTTACTAAAagattatttaataaaacaggagtggttttttaaatttcaaggGATTTCAACAGAGTTTGCAACAATTACTAGTCTAGAATGCTAGTGAGAAGTATTAGGTCTTTAATATTAAGGCTTTTTGGTTCAAAACTGCATTCAGACAACTAAAACCTCTCGCCTAACTAGTTAACTGCTGTAATTGAACTTGATCAAGTCGATAATTGAAGTTTATGTAAACAGATTCGGGCACTCATCGGGCACTTTCATGAACTCATGCACTTTGGCTTTAACACCCACACATTGTGGGCGGGGCCAGGCCCCCTGTCCGGGCTGGTTGCATTGGATTAGTGTCAATACTCGTCCTTGACACACTGTGAACTTTGATGGAAGACCAGCTCGGCCAGCTGGggctgtgagtgtgtgtgtgtttgtgttgtgTTTTGGTTTCTCGTTTTCGCCCAGTTGAGGTGATAGTTCACCTGTTGCCAGCTGTCTCGCTCGCCCCAATGCAGTCGATTAAAGTGGGTCAGAGCTGCATGGCGCCCTACCTGTGGCTCTAGTTTTCAATCCATGAGCATTTAATATCAAATCAGAATTCATTGGAAACGCATCGCAGCGGATAAGGGAATTAGTAAGCTTCTTATAAAGTATCTTAAATGTGTAAAAGTGTTTTCTAGTTTTGAGCCAGCTTAAAAGtaacaatttttaattcgATAACGACGGCTTTGTCGAGTTCTTCCAACTTAATTAACCCGAATTCCATTTTCTCGCAAAAAGGACTCTGAAAGCAACTCAATTCGATGGTCGGCTAAATTCGCCTGAAATCGACTTTGGCTAACACAATACTTAATACCAACAACAGGAGGTTTTGTGCTGTGAGCCGACTAATGGCATCCATTAGACACAAAAGACCAAATTGCCTGGCCCGATTCCGATGCCATCGATATATACTATGTATCCAGATAGCCACCAAATGCCGGCATATGGAAACCCATTCCCATACTCTGGGACCtgcatttattttgattttttgtgcCATCCATTGTCACGTGTCCGTTTCACGGCGGTCTGGGTTTATGTGGGTGGCCTATTGTGTAAATGATTTTGATTCTTGTGGCCAAATGTGTAAATGATTTTGATTCTTGTGGCCAAAAGGACCCCGCAGCTATTTGCATGACTAGCTCATTTTGGCCGGCTTTTAGGTTTTTAGGGGGATGTCTTGGCCGGAACGTGAGCAAGTCTATATAGTCAGTCTATAGCCACTAGTCCTATTTGGATATGCGCGGCATGCACAACGCCGCGGCTAAGAAAGTGAACTAAAACAAAGTTTTAGCGGCGGCGTTCGCATGTCAATCACATAAGAACTTAACTGACCCATCCAATACTTGTTTTCAGTTTCGATTCCGCCAAGTTACGACGATTAAGCCATGAACGCACTCGATATGAATAAACAATTTCTGAGCGTCTCCCAGGACCACAATCAGCATCAGGTCTCGGCCGACGACCAGAAGAGTCGCTCAAGGTGAGTTTGCCTTTCAAAATTAGAAGAGCCATCTTTAAAAGGACTTTCTTGAACAGATCGGAGCGTGCCTCGAGCTTGGCATTGCCCCTGAACTCTCTGCTGGACTTTTACGACAAGCAACAGGAGCAGTGCAAGTCGGTCACTTTGTTGCCACTTCCCAGCAACTCCGGAAattccagcagcagcaacagcagcagcagcatcgtGCGGCGCCACTCCTCCCACTACTATCCCATGCTCGAGGACAAGCAAAAGCCGTCGCAGTTGCCTCCGCAGGCAGCCACACAAATGCTTGTAAGTAGGGGGTTCATGGTGGACTTTTGAATAGCTTTAAGGGGTTACAGAACTCTCAAACTTTTCATCAATTGAATTTAGTTCATTTCAGGGTCTATGTTTGaaactttataaatataaattattaaacagAAAGCCAAATGAGTTTCTTGGAACttgaaagaattaaaaatccattaTGTTTTTCATTGCCATCTCAGCTTAATATTCTTGACGGTGGAAAATTCTTGAATATTCCAGGAATCCATTCGTTTTCTTAGGTGAAAAGCTAACAAATTTCAGCTGCAATATTGTGGcaacataaatattattagAGTGGCTGGTAGGAGGCAGCTTGGTATTATTTAGCTGACATCGCAGACAGGAGAATCCTGAGTGGCGGGCTGGGGAACGAGAAGAGATTAGCTTCGCTGGGATTTAAGTAAAGTTTTGCTGGCTTTGCATCATTCCGGGAGATCGATGATGGTGGCGAAGGGCAGCCAAAAAAACCACTAGAGCCACCCATATTTTAATCTATATTTTCGCATCCATGGCCACGCCCACAAATCCGAGGGTACACAGAGTTATTTTTCCGCATTTCCCATTTCCCTTTTGCCGGGCGTTGTGGCGGGTTTTTATGCACTCGGCTTATCGAGAGCTTAGCCCCGCCCAGATTCCGTCCGCCCCCTATCCTGGCACCTGTCAGGAGCTTATAGTGCAGAATATTGCCGCAGGATAATGTGGCTACAGTGAGTCTTTCCAGGAAGGAACTAAAAATCTTTAGAACTGATTCGTAAATTAAACAAAGTACAGGGCCATTTTtgagtttcattttttaaaagtatctATTCTTAGCTTAATTACTGGATCACTTCCTTCCAATTTGACGTATTACTGTACTTGCCAAGTCATAACTCTGCGCTCTTCCTCTATTTTTCTGCGTCCTTGGCAGGTAAACATGACGGAGCAGAAATACGACAAGTCATCGCCAATGGGCGCCAGGCAGCAGCTTCAGTttcatcagcagcaacagcagctggTGAGGGTGGACACCCCGGTCACACCCCCTCCGCCCATTCCACGGCGACTGCTGCGGGGCAAGTCCGCCTGGCAGGCGAGTGGCAGTCCCAATCCCATGATTACTGGCGGACAGGATAGCGCCCAGGGCACTGGCACGGTGTTTGTTTATCCGCAGCCAACAAACGTGACCACAGAGTCAGTAACCGGCGTCggaggaggcggaggagggGCTGGTACAGGAACTGGTGGACAGGGAGGTGGGCTACAATCAGCGCTGCTTGTTGACATTGCCACACGTCCGGCTCCGGCTCACGGATATGCGGATGCCGATGGCATTTCCGATGACGACCGCATGAGTCTGGAGAACTCAGTCTTCGACGAGTCGCTAACCTCCACGCCGGTCAAGGTCGCAAGCTACCATGCCGCCGGCGGGCGATACTCTGCAATGGGACACATTGCCAAGCGAGCCCAGCGCTCCTCCAGCAGCACCGTGGACTCTGCCTATGGGTCCTCGCTGGGTGGCCATAGCGAGAGATTCGCCAGCAGCTCAACCAGTGTCGATTTCCGTAGTCGCTTCTCCTCGGTGGACACGCAGTCCTCGCTGGACGAGAAGCCCCTGTCGAGCTCAATTGACTCTCCATTGGCCACCAACCGGGACTCAGCTTTTCGGGAGCGGGCCATCCTCAACGATGCCATGCACAAgctgaacaacaacaacagtctCGGGTTGGCTCTTTACCAGGCCagtaacaataacaacagcaCTAGCAGTAGCAGTGGAGTAGGAGCCTCCATCGATAGTGGCTCCAAGTTGCCAGTGGTTCCCGCCCGGAAGCAACCCCCACAAAACGCCAAGAACAGTGGAAACAGCAACAAATCGTCGGGGGAAAATGGATCTCAGAACTCCACGGAGACCACCAGCGTCTCGGCATCGGCCTCAACATCCTCCGCCGCCTCGGCAGGCTCCAGTACTATTTCCAGTGGTACCATGTCCTCCATGTCCGGGCCATCGTCCTCTGTGACTGTGCCGTCGGTAGCCGATTTGAATCCCAACTTGAAACGTCCAGGGCCACCGGAGCCACCATTGCGGCAGGCCAACCCAGTCTTTGATTCCATGGAGATGGGTCCTCGTGGTCATCCAGCTCCTCCCCTGACCGTACGGAATAAACTGGGGCGCACCAAGCCTCCACCGATTTCGTATCCGAGAATGCAGCAACGCCAGGACTCCACCTTGTCGAGTGACAGCTATTCGATCAGCTCCAGTCCAGGTTACAATTCAAAGTTGATGGAGGCGCCGCTATTGGGCTCAGGATCCTATCAGGTTGGCAGGAAATCGAATGCCCCCGGATCCGCTCAAAGGCAGACTCCACTAACGGACTTGGCACCGACGCGGTTCTTGAGTGGGGGCAGCGGTGCAGCTAAGCAGGCCCCAGCTGTGCCACCGCCAAGGGGCAGGATCAACTTCCGCCAGGATTCAACCATTTCTAGCGATAGCTTCAGTCAGACGTCCAGTCCGGGGTACAACCCCAAGCTCATGGAGGCGCCTCTACTGCCCTCCCTCTCCGCCAAGCGATTGTGCAGTGGTAAGATTTAAGGACGAGAATAAGACTTTTAAAGGACACTTTTAATATTCTTGGTGTACTTTTCAGCACCAGCACCGATAGTCTGCCGGCAGGGAATACAGCACGAACCCATCGAGGAGTTGGAGCCACCGCAGACTCTATCGCCGCTCCACAAGACGAGTGGTCCGCCCAGCAGCCTGCAGACTATAGTTCGTTTCCAGAATGGTGCCCCACACACCATGTCCTTGCAGCATCAGGTAAGCAAGAGTATTCCTCAGACTAGGCCACGATATAATCCCATCTACTTCCAGATTATCAACCGGCGGAAGAGCTCAAATCCGTATATCACCAATGGCCGGTTGAAGTTCCGCCTGTTCCAGATCCTGATCAATGCCTTCGCCTTACTGGCCATCGCCGGAGGACTGGCTGCCTACTTCAATGCCTATCCGACAATTAAGTTTGTGAACAAGACCATCATCAATACAATCCATGTGGAGGACACCACCAGCTTTGGCAAAAACCCGGCTCCCGGCACTTGTCTGCCGATAATCGTTCGCTTCTGCCAGGGTCCCCAGATACCGTATAACTATACCGTGTTCCCAAACTACATCGGACATTTTGGTCAACTGGAAACACAAACGGTTAGTCTGATAATCTTTCCAAGAAGCTTTAGATCCTTAGACGTATGCTTTCTATATTCTAGGACTTGGATTCCTATGAGGCCTTAGTTGATGTTAGATGCTATGAACTGGTTTCCTTGTTCCTATGTACCTTGTTTGTGCCCAAGTGCGGGCAGAGTGGGTAAGTCaggagaggaataccttagcTTGAGGACCTAATAACTTTGTTATCCTCTTAATCAGTGCCACCGTGCCACCCTGCAAGACTCTGTGCACGGAGACCATGCGACGATGTGGATTTTTCTTTGACGTTTTTGGCCTGAGCCTTCCCGAGTACCTGAACTGCAAGCTCTTCAAGGACTTCCCCAGCTCCGAGGACTGTGTGGGCCTGGAGGAGGTGCGCGAAGTGATGATAGCCTCCTCGAATCCGAAGTGCGATGGCTTCCAGTGCGACCAAAACCGCTGCCTGCCGCACGAGTATGTATGCGATGGTCACTTGGATTGTATGGATCAGGCGGACGAGGCCAGCTGCGAAAGATGTGGTCCGGACGAGATCTACTGTGGCGATATGCAGTGCATTGGCACTAAGCACATATGCGATGGCATCATCGATTGTCCCTACGGCCAAGATGAGCGGAATTGCTGTGAGTAATACGATTCTATTGACTTTTAGATTGGATAATAATTGCTTTTCGATTAGTGAGATTAAGTGAGCGGAATGGAGATGTTGGCACTGGTGTCCTGGAGGTCTACCGCATCGGTCAGCGTCAGTGGATGCCAGCCTGTGTCAAGAACTGGGATCGTGCCGTTTCGCCGAGTGCCGTTTGCTCCATTCTTGGCTACTCGGCGGTGAATGCCACGAGTGTCCTGACCCAACGCACCCATCGTCCTTTGCTGGCATCCGTAAATGTGTCCACTGACATTTGGAAAATGTACGCCAAGAGACGTTCCACCTTGATGCAGGAGTTTTCCAATTGCAAGAGATCCGAGGATTATCCCATGGCTGAGCTAACTTGTTCCAATTATGGTGAGTGTTTATTATGATTTCCAACTtaagatataaaaaatattttaaataaaaatcttagAATGCGGAAGAGTCAAACGTGGTCGCCACAAGCCTTCTAGGCGTATTATTGGTGGCACTCCGGCTAATCCTGGCAACTGGCCCTTCCTGGCAGCAATTTTGGGTGGCCCGGAAAAGATCTTCTACTGTGCCGGCGTTCTAATCTCTGACCAATGGGTGTTAACAGCCTCCCATTGTGTTGGAAAGTAAGATTTCATTTCATAAAATCTTTTtagtttataaattaaactttatttaatagCTATACGGTCATTGATCTGGAGGACTGGACTATACAACTGGGGGTAACACGGCGCAACTCGTTTACCTACACGGGTCAGAAGGTCAAAGTCAAGGCGGTTATTCCACATCCTCTGTACAACATGGCCATAGCCCACGACAACGACATTGCACTCTTCCAGGTGGGCATAACGGGTGGGATAATCTCTGAATGATTTTTAAGctacttttaaattttaagctgGCTACACGAGTTTCCTTCCATGAGCATCTCCTTCCGGTCTGCCTGCCACCTCCGAGCGTAAGGAACCTCCATCCTGGCACTCTGTGTACCGTCATTGGCTGGGGAAAAAGGGAAGAAAAGGATCGTAAGTGAAGATCtcaattttatgaaaaattcaaatagaTAACCTTAAAGGAGAAAAGTAACAGTCTATTATTTTATCCACCAGCCAAATCCACGTACGAGTTTATTGTGAACGAGGTGCAGGTGCCCATCATTACCCGCAACCAGTGCGACGAGTGGCTAGACAACTTGACAGTGTCGGAGGGCATGGTCTGTGCAGGATTCGATGACGGAGGCAAGGACGCCTGTCAAGTAAGTTTATCCTTAACCCCAAGCTTTAGGAGGATGATGGAGGATTTTCTATTATTCTTACCTGTTTGTGCAGGGCGATTCGGGTGGCCCACTTCTGTGTCCGTATCCGGGGGAGAAGGACCGCTGGTTTGTCGGCGGCATCGTGTCCTGGGGCATCATGTGCGCCCACCCCCGACTGCCCGGTGTCTATGCGAACGTGGTGCAGTACGTGCCGTGGATCCAGGAGCAGATGGCGAAGCATGCCCGCCCCATCAACGAGGAGCGGGTGAACAAGTATGACCTGCACCCCGGCGGACCCGACATGCTCTCCAAAATAGCCACAGACCCGATGCGGAATGGTCAACCGTACTACTACTCTCATCCCAGGACCGCGTCCAAAACCTAAGCCTGGCAACGGAGGACTTAAGACGAAATGAAGTGACACTTGAATACACCATATCTAATATCGAACAGGAACGATTGCACAAAGTATATACACACGAAAATACACAGAAACCGGATGAATCCTGCgggatacatacatatattttgcTACTGAACTTAGAGGGTTTTAGCCATCCTGCTGGAACCGATTTGGGCAACATAATCATGTGTCAATTTGCCGAATttatttgtcaatttttttacaaaaagatTTATACGAACCTGAAACCCAAGGAGAATGATATCCTAATCAAAAGAAGCGCCCACAGTGGGTGGACCTAAATGTCAATACCCAAATATTGCGAACgcgatttatatattttaaaaagtgaaagaTGATATCCAATATATAGCCGATATGTAACCGATTGGTAATTGTGTCTAaatatcccaaaaaaaaaactaaaaaacttaaaatgaAATCTGGACAATAATTCGATTTTGTAGCTGAATTTTGTGTTGAAAGGCCCTGATAGGTAAAAACTACGAGCATATAAATGTCGACGAAAAagatagaaaatatatattattagaACCAAAGCTATTGAGTGTTGAAAATTAGAGCAGCAACTAACTAAGCGAAAAATACATGTAATAAATTTTAGTGAATATGTAACTCTATATTTAAACGTATCGAATTAAGGGAAACTTGCTGATCTTGGGCATTTGATGGAGGGAAAGTGCAGTTGACAATAACGAGAAATACAAATGCACAATAAgcaacaaaatgaaaatatatatatttagcgATTAAGTCATGAATATACTAACTACAATGCGTGGGTTTCAGCTTTAAAGAACACTAAATGAAGTTATTAAAACGAAATTGAAGATGTCATTGCCGGCTAGATGATAGCTCTGTGTAACTTAATATTTAGAACTATTTACACGATTGCCACGCCCCTCTTAGACTGGCCGCTTTATAGTCGAAGTTCAATGTTATCGCTCTAATTTGTATCCCCCGTGCTCCTATCATCCGTAGTCCTAGGTGTGCCACTCACATGCAAACGTGCGAAAATTTGTACAACTATTTTGCTAAAACAATAAtgaaatataagaaaaaaaaacggcaCAAAAATGAATGTAAAATATGCGTAACTAAAGACTCAAAATTGGTTGTTTCATCAATTACACAAAAAACactcacacgcacacacacttgAGCTTCGCGATGTGTACAGCTTTGATATTATTTTCGATCCGGAACCGGAGGCCAGACAAACAAAATGGCCGGAATTCCAGGAGCTCGGTGTATTAGACTTATTCTTTCtagctaaaaaaaatacgaaaaatgtTGAAATGCTTTAGACAAGAGATTACCAATGTATAACCGATCACTATTAGTTCTAGTTGGACATATACAGACACAGATAGATATACCATATTATATGCctacctatatatatatatatatgcatgtTTTGTACAATCAGTTTACAAGTGGAAAAGTATTATTAGTCTTAAATGGGGGGTTAAATGAAGCGCATATTACACAAGGCACATGAAAAGAAACCATATGTAactgaaatatatatacaagaaatatacatataacgCGGAtacatatattctatatatatattgtagcAGTAGCTTGTAAGCAGATGTGATGGTGTCTAAATTTATACATGCATATTATCAAGCGAAAAGCGGAAAGCTTAGTTTATACTCGAGACAAATCTGTGGGCTGTTGCGTCCAGAACGAAAGCATGGTTACTACTAAGGGCTTAAGGACAGCAGCCGGATTCAGGACAATACATATTCATAGGGATATACCCATATCACGGACATAATGCTTACTTCGATATCATGCATTGCATAGACATAAATGGGTGGGTTGAGACAAGCTCTGGGGTATTTAGGAGTTAACACCAATTGGAATACGAAAGAAATCTATaaccttttatttaaaagtggTGTTGGCTCCTAAGAATctttaagcttttaaaacTCATCATTCGATTGCAACTATTGTTTCCTTTAGCTGTTGCCTTGGACAGTTAGCCACTCATATCCTTTCAAACCTTATGTTCCGTGGGTACCCACTCCTTGTGTGCATTTACGATTATGTGGACTATGGCGGTCTATTTTATACACCCATGCTCCATGCTACTATCAAAACGCTTAGCTTTATGTACATTTAGTCTAAATCGAACATAACCcggatatattatatatatattgtagatTGTAAAATGCTTAGCATTGGCAAGGGAAGTGAGTGAAATAATTTACACCTGACACGGATAGCAGAATAGTTAAATACTAAGTAAAATATGCATACAATCATCACGAAGAACTCAGAGCCGCACAAGCCCCATCCTAGTTGAATTGCAATTGGCAAAGCTTCAGGGGGTTGACTCCTCCGCAACCATTACCGCATCCCTGCCCTTCGAAGGATTCAATTCAGATCCGCATGCTCCATGTGCTTGAAGGGGCTCGAAACACTAAATACCAAAAACcctaaaaatcaataaattgtAGCGAAACGTTATGTGTAAATGTagcaaaatccaaaaaaacaaGCTGATTACCAAACTAGTTGAATTTACATATGTGTCGCgaaaccaaaagaaattaatgaattatgtGTACACACAAAGTATCAgaatatattatatgtatatctttAAAGAGACGATCATTTGATGACGAAGCACTTGTTATTTATGCACAGACGCCACTTTGTGAAGAATTTACAAGAAACAAACCTTGACAATAAACgacaaactgaaactgaattTTTTCCTGTGAGCTGGACAAGCGCATCGGAGGCATTGAGAATTTATGAAGAGTTTTACATTCagattttgaaattttgacgCGAATCAGTCACGAGACGATTGTTGAAACTTTATTTTGGAAAACAAAAgcgataaataaataactatgACAATACGGCAGACCGACTGGGTCAATGCCAAAACAATAACTGGGAAAGTGCAGAATCCTGAATGTAACTACATTAACTACACGAAAACACATGTAACCaaataaaaatgctaaaaGCAACATGTCATACGAAACATGATATATACTTACACacatatattatatgaatgttggaaaataaatgtataaaaacataattgcgGTTCTAAATGTCTTTtagtcctcctcctcatctaGTTTACTGTCAACACTTATATAAATTTCAGCTTAATACTATGGCTAATAAAAATTCTCTTCACTTGAGGTAGCTCTGCACCACATCGCGCAGCTGCCGGATGACTTGACCCTGGTCAGAGGCTCCCACCACGGCCGTTCCTGAGACGATCATGTTGGCTCCGGACTTGGCACAGCACTCAATCGTTTTGGGTCCAACTCCGCCGTCAACCTCAATGTCCAGGTTCGGATAGTTCTCACGAAGCCACTCCACCTTGGGCATCATGTCGGCCATAAAGGACTGACCTCCAAATCCAGGCTCCACGGTCATCACCAGCACCACGTCGGCCAAGTCTATGTACTTTTCAATGTCCTTTaccttttacaaaaaaaagcaacaagtGGTTTGTTTAAATAACAAACTTAAAACATAACCTCAACTCACATCAGTGCCCGGCTTAATGGCCAGGCCCACCTTCATGCCGGCCTCCTGCACCTGGCGGCTGACCTTGGCCACATCGTCCACCGGCTCGGTGTGGAACGTGTAAAGATTGACACCCGCATCGGCCATGGGCTCAATCCACTGCTCCGGATTCTGAACCATCATGTGCGTCTCAAAGAAGGCCGTCTGAAAGGGCAACAATGTAACTAGAAATCTGTCTCAGGGTAGTCCGATCTCACCTTGATCTTGTTGCGCAAACTCTTGACCATGGGATGACCGAAGGTAAGGTTCGGCACAAAGTTTCCGTCCATCACGTCCAGGTGCAAATAATCGGCGCCATTGTCCAGTAGCTTCTGGGACTCGTTGGCCAGGTTGGAGAGATCTGCATTGAGAATGCTGGGGCCGATCTTGGCTTGGACGGGCATCTTGCTGGCACAGCTACTTAGCAGGCGGACAACTACACGGGGTATGGACGCCGTCTTGACGCCTGGAGGTCACGCAGAGGGGAGCTGGAGCTCGGAACATTTGAAAAAGATACGATAACTTTAGCGATGGCAGCGTGACATGAACCTCAAAAGCGGCAATTCAAAATTTGAAGAATTTTTGGAgttttgtgtaaatattttcaaacatttttatattttttgatgtCAGAATATTTTccacattaaaattaaatcaaatttaagtttttcgTTAGGAGTCTTCTTAATGGGATGatgttttaaa is a window of Drosophila bipectinata strain 14024-0381.07 chromosome 2R, DbipHiC1v2, whole genome shotgun sequence DNA encoding:
- the Rpe gene encoding ribulose-phosphate 3-epimerase produces the protein MPVQAKIGPSILNADLSNLANESQKLLDNGADYLHLDVMDGNFVPNLTFGHPMVKSLRNKIKTAFFETHMMVQNPEQWIEPMADAGVNLYTFHTEPVDDVAKVSRQVQEAGMKVGLAIKPGTDVKDIEKYIDLADVVLVMTVEPGFGGQSFMADMMPKVEWLRENYPNLDIEVDGGVGPKTIECCAKSGANMIVSGTAVVGASDQGQVIRQLRDVVQSYLK
- the Corin gene encoding uncharacterized protein Corin codes for the protein MNALDMNKQFLSVSQDHNQHQVSADDQKSRSRSERASSLALPLNSLLDFYDKQQEQCKSVTLLPLPSNSGNSSSSNSSSSIVRRHSSHYYPMLEDKQKPSQLPPQAATQMLVNMTEQKYDKSSPMGARQQLQFHQQQQQLVRVDTPVTPPPPIPRRLLRGKSAWQASGSPNPMITGGQDSAQGTGTVFVYPQPTNVTTESVTGVGGGGGGAGTGTGGQGGGLQSALLVDIATRPAPAHGYADADGISDDDRMSLENSVFDESLTSTPVKVASYHAAGGRYSAMGHIAKRAQRSSSSTVDSAYGSSLGGHSERFASSSTSVDFRSRFSSVDTQSSLDEKPLSSSIDSPLATNRDSAFRERAILNDAMHKLNNNNSLGLALYQASNNNNSTSSSSGVGASIDSGSKLPVVPARKQPPQNAKNSGNSNKSSGENGSQNSTETTSVSASASTSSAASAGSSTISSGTMSSMSGPSSSVTVPSVADLNPNLKRPGPPEPPLRQANPVFDSMEMGPRGHPAPPLTVRNKLGRTKPPPISYPRMQQRQDSTLSSDSYSISSSPGYNSKLMEAPLLGSGSYQVGRKSNAPGSAQRQTPLTDLAPTRFLSGGSGAAKQAPAVPPPRGRINFRQDSTISSDSFSQTSSPGYNPKLMEAPLLPSLSAKRLCSAPAPIVCRQGIQHEPIEELEPPQTLSPLHKTSGPPSSLQTIVRFQNGAPHTMSLQHQIINRRKSSNPYITNGRLKFRLFQILINAFALLAIAGGLAAYFNAYPTIKFVNKTIINTIHVEDTTSFGKNPAPGTCLPIIVRFCQGPQIPYNYTVFPNYIGHFGQLETQTDLDSYEALVDVRCYELVSLFLCTLFVPKCGQSGATVPPCKTLCTETMRRCGFFFDVFGLSLPEYLNCKLFKDFPSSEDCVGLEEVREVMIASSNPKCDGFQCDQNRCLPHEYVCDGHLDCMDQADEASCERCGPDEIYCGDMQCIGTKHICDGIIDCPYGQDERNCLRLSERNGDVGTGVLEVYRIGQRQWMPACVKNWDRAVSPSAVCSILGYSAVNATSVLTQRTHRPLLASVNVSTDIWKMYAKRRSTLMQEFSNCKRSEDYPMAELTCSNYECGRVKRGRHKPSRRIIGGTPANPGNWPFLAAILGGPEKIFYCAGVLISDQWVLTASHCVGNYTVIDLEDWTIQLGVTRRNSFTYTGQKVKVKAVIPHPLYNMAIAHDNDIALFQLATRVSFHEHLLPVCLPPPSVRNLHPGTLCTVIGWGKREEKDPKSTYEFIVNEVQVPIITRNQCDEWLDNLTVSEGMVCAGFDDGGKDACQGDSGGPLLCPYPGEKDRWFVGGIVSWGIMCAHPRLPGVYANVVQYVPWIQEQMAKHARPINEERVNKYDLHPGGPDMLSKIATDPMRNGQPYYYSHPRTASKT